AAAAGCACATTGGCAGAAGTAATGGCTGGTATAGAAAATATTTAACAGCGGCACATCCAACTGTTGAACATTATCGTACATGAATAGGCGAAAGCTTCTTTTTGTTTATAGTAGAATATAATTCTTTTAAACAAAATGCTGTTTCTCGTGTTTTTTATGTTTAACTTTAATGTATAGAAACTAAAACAGTTGGTATGTCTACAGTAGAATTTAGCCAGATGTTACTTGCAAACGCAGACTCATTACGGCCCTTTGCCATCAATCTTACGCGTGATCATGAAACAGCGAATGACCTTTACCAGGAAACAATGTTCAGGGCGCTGGCTAACCGCGAAAAGTATAATGTAGGCACCAACCTGAAAGCCTGGTTGTACACAATCATGCGAAACATTTTTATTAATGACTATCGCAGGAAAGCCAGGCAGAACACAATTTTCGACAGCACACCCAATGATTACCTCCTGGATTATAACCAGTCAACAGCCTCAAATGCTGCTGTTTCTAACCTGCAGGTAAAAGAAATAAATGAAGCAGTACACAGCCTGCCTGATATATTCCGCAAGCCATTCCTGCTTTACTTCGATGGTTTTAAATACCATGAGATTGCCAACATGTTGCACGAGCCGCTGGGCACCATTAAAAGCAGGATACATTTTGCACGGAAGCTGCTAAAGGAGCAAGTGCAGCGATATTAGTCTTATCTTTCAAGTATACACGTGAAAAAAGTAGTCATCATAGGTAGTGGCTTTGCCGGCTTGTCTGCAGCCTGTTTTATGGCAAAGGCCGGTTGGCAGGTAGATGTGGTGGAGAAGCACTCGCTGCCTGGCGGACGAGCACGTAAAATGGAAGCTGCCGGTTTCACTTTCGATATGGGGCCCAGCTGGTACTGGATGCCT
This region of Aridibaculum aurantiacum genomic DNA includes:
- a CDS encoding RNA polymerase sigma factor encodes the protein MSTVEFSQMLLANADSLRPFAINLTRDHETANDLYQETMFRALANREKYNVGTNLKAWLYTIMRNIFINDYRRKARQNTIFDSTPNDYLLDYNQSTASNAAVSNLQVKEINEAVHSLPDIFRKPFLLYFDGFKYHEIANMLHEPLGTIKSRIHFARKLLKEQVQRY